One window of the Prionailurus bengalensis isolate Pbe53 chromosome E1, Fcat_Pben_1.1_paternal_pri, whole genome shotgun sequence genome contains the following:
- the ARMC7 gene encoding armadillo repeat-containing protein 7 isoform X2: MAQKPKVDPHVGRLGYLQALVTEFQETESQDAKEQVLANLANFAYDPNNYQYLRQLQVLDLFLDSLSEENENLVEFAIG; the protein is encoded by the exons ATGGCCCAGAAGCCGAAGGTAGACCCCCACGTCGGGCGCCTGGGATACCTGCAGGCACTGGTCACGGAATTCCAAGAGACGGAGAGCCAAG ACGCCAAGGAGCAAGTACTGGCCAATCTCGCCAACTTCGCCTATGACCCCAATAACTACCAGTATCTGCGGCAGCTGCAGGTCCTTGATTTATTCCTCGATTCGCTGTCGGAGGAGAATGAAAACCTGGTGGAGTTTGCTATTG GGTGA
- the ARMC7 gene encoding armadillo repeat-containing protein 7 isoform X3: MAQKPKVDPHVGRLGYLQALVTEFQETESQDAKEQVLANLANFAYDPNNYQYLRQLQEASATCVQTGPTRSTSCRQAASPSSSTACPVPTRRPCCPLSPQSCT, encoded by the exons ATGGCCCAGAAGCCGAAGGTAGACCCCCACGTCGGGCGCCTGGGATACCTGCAGGCACTGGTCACGGAATTCCAAGAGACGGAGAGCCAAG ACGCCAAGGAGCAAGTACTGGCCAATCTCGCCAACTTCGCCTATGACCCCAATAACTACCAGTATCTGCGGCAGCTGCAG gAGGCCTCTGCAACCTGTGTCCAGACAGGGCCAACAAGGAGCACATCCTGCAGACAGGCGGCATCCCCCTCATCATCAACTGCCTGTCCAGTCCCAACGAGGAGACCGTGCTGTCCGCTGTCACCACAATCATGTACCTGA
- the ARMC7 gene encoding armadillo repeat-containing protein 7 isoform X1 — protein sequence MAQKPKVDPHVGRLGYLQALVTEFQETESQDAKEQVLANLANFAYDPNNYQYLRQLQVLDLFLDSLSEENENLVEFAIGGLCNLCPDRANKEHILQTGGIPLIINCLSSPNEETVLSAVTTIMYLSSPGSASHPELTAMPVVQCMLRFSLSANTRLRNLAQIFLEDFCSPSQVAEARSWRAHSALGIPLPRTEALQQP from the exons ATGGCCCAGAAGCCGAAGGTAGACCCCCACGTCGGGCGCCTGGGATACCTGCAGGCACTGGTCACGGAATTCCAAGAGACGGAGAGCCAAG ACGCCAAGGAGCAAGTACTGGCCAATCTCGCCAACTTCGCCTATGACCCCAATAACTACCAGTATCTGCGGCAGCTGCAGGTCCTTGATTTATTCCTCGATTCGCTGTCGGAGGAGAATGAAAACCTGGTGGAGTTTGCTATTG gAGGCCTCTGCAACCTGTGTCCAGACAGGGCCAACAAGGAGCACATCCTGCAGACAGGCGGCATCCCCCTCATCATCAACTGCCTGTCCAGTCCCAACGAGGAGACCGTGCTGTCCGCTGTCACCACAATCATGTACCTGAGCTCGCCAGGCTCTGCCTCCCACCCTGAGCTGACTGCCATGCCCGTGGTGCAGTGCATGCTGCGCTTCTCTCTCTCGGCCAACACCAGGCTCCGGAACCTGGCCCAGATCTTCCTCGAAGACTTCTGTTCCCCAAGCCAGGTGGCGGAAGCCCGTAGCTGGCGGGCTCACTCTGCCCTGGGTATCCCACTGCCAAGGACTGAGGCCCTGCAGCAGCCCTGA
- the ARMC7 gene encoding armadillo repeat-containing protein 7 isoform X4: protein MAQKPKVDPHVGRLGYLQALVTEFQETESQDAKEQVLANLANFAYDPNNYQYLRQLQVLDLFLDSLSEENENLVEFAIAKIPNPQNSSFPSLESLHGVVGRVDFSCIYCA, encoded by the exons ATGGCCCAGAAGCCGAAGGTAGACCCCCACGTCGGGCGCCTGGGATACCTGCAGGCACTGGTCACGGAATTCCAAGAGACGGAGAGCCAAG ACGCCAAGGAGCAAGTACTGGCCAATCTCGCCAACTTCGCCTATGACCCCAATAACTACCAGTATCTGCGGCAGCTGCAGGTCCTTGATTTATTCCTCGATTCGCTGTCGGAGGAGAATGAAAACCTGGTGGAGTTTGCTATTG ccaaa ATCCCTAATCCCCAGAATAGTAGCTTTCCCAGCCTTGAATCCCTCCATGGGGTTGTCGGCAGAGTAGATTTCTCTTGCATTTATTGTGCGTGA
- the NT5C gene encoding 5'(3')-deoxyribonucleotidase, cytosolic type, producing MAARRARPVRVLVDMDGVLADFEAGLLRGFRRRFPGEPHVALEKRRGFLAREQYRALRPDLADKVASVYEAPGFFLDLEPIPGALEALQEMNNMQDTEVFICTSPLTKYEHCVAEKYRWVENHLGPQFVERIILTRDKTVVLGDLLIDDKDTIRGQEETPSWEHILFTCCHNQHLALPPTRRRLLSWSDNWREIIDSKRGGRDSG from the exons ATGGCGGCGCGGCGCGCGCGGCCGGTGCGGGTGCTGGTGGACATGGATGGCGTGCTGGCCGACTTCGAGGCCGGCCTCCTGCGGGGCTTCCGCCGCCGGTTCCCCGGGGAGCCGCACGTGGCGCTGGAAAAGCGCCGCGGCTTCCTCGCCCGCGAGCAGTACCGAGCCCTGCGGCCAGACCTGGCG GACAAAGTGGCCAGTGTGTATGAAGCCCCAGGCTTTTTCCTAGACTTGGAGCCTATCCCTGGAGCCTTGGAAGCCCTGCAGGAGATGAACAACATGCAGGA CACCGAAGTCTTCATCTGCACCAGCCCTCTGACGAAGTATGAACACTGTGTGGCCGAGAAG TACCGCTGGGTGGAGAATCACCTGGGGCCGCAGTTTGTGGAGCGCATTATCCTGACGAGGGACAAGACGGTGGTCTTGGGGGACCTGCTCATTGACGACAAGGACACCATTCGAG GCCAAGAGGAGACCCCAAGCTGGGAGCACATTTTGTTCACCTGCTGCCACAACCAGCACCTCGCCCTGCCCCCCACAAGGAGACGGCTGCTCTCCTGGAGTGACAACTGGAGGGAGATCATAGACAGCAAGCGGGGGGGCCGGGACAGTGGGTAG